In Carassius carassius chromosome 2, fCarCar2.1, whole genome shotgun sequence, the DNA window CAAGCAAACAGTAAATGTACAAATCTAGTTCACATTTATCCTCATGAATAATTAAACAGAGgcaaaatgcaaacataaattgAGCCACTTTGGCCTGCCATGTGCACTTGATTCAGGTGTGAAGTGTCAGTGGAAACAGGGCACCAGCATGTACTCAAAGTGCCAAAACTCCCTGAACCATCTGCCTGCAGTCTGACCTCTGCGCTGAAACAGAGCTTCTCTGGTGTCTTCGACATCTCTCCCTGCACTGCTGTTTCACGTTTCTCTTGTGTAGCACTCTATCCTCAAAGCAACTCTGCTGTAGCCACGGGAGTCGGTGCCCAACCACGCTGTCCCTGTTCTTAGGTGTATCCTACTGACAGTCTTCATCTGCCACCATAGCCAGTGCCATCTCAGCAGTCCCCCACAATCACAAAGAAGCTAAGATTAGATGTAGGTTTttaagaactaaaaaaaaaaacatgcatttgacagactttttattgaaaacaactttcATTGCATTTATGGAACAcatggtcatgggttcaattcccatggAATGCATTAACATCAGTTCAACAAATGTTGAATATTTAACATCAGTGAACATCAACATAAGGTCATACACtccttgggaattgaacccacatgaatttggcagacgcttttatagaaagcaacttacattgcagtATACGTGGTCATTGGTTAGATTCCCAAGGAATTCATGACCATAGCTATACTAGAGCTATGCTCTGTTTAAGCTACAGGAATCTCTAAATTCCTTTGAGGTGATGGGTTTGAATTCTACATATATGAGGAAATGGAGTAGTGACATCTAGTAATTCAAGCTCAAGGCTGGTAACCAGATGGTTGCTGGTTAATTCACCAGAAGGAACAGTCCATGAGGCAACAGAGCAAGACACCTAAGGTTGCACCTGCTGAAACTGTGCCTCTTGTGTTTTACATCTACCCATTTGGCATATGCTTGACCCCAAGACCTTGGCATGGCCAGTACCATGCACTTCCATCTGCACTACAGTGATACCAGTTCAACTTACAGTAGAAAGTAATGAATACTTTTTTGTAATGGGATGGTTCTATGCTTAGGATTTCAAGCACCATTTTAGAATTTTCATGTTCTAGTTAACCTCCTAGTTCTCCTAGGCTTGCATACCTTTGGCAGCCCAGGCCCGCATTGGACTGTTGTCATCAATCACATGGTAGTAAGTGAGGGGCAAGATGAGGAAGGGGCTCTCACTGGATGTGTCCACTTGGAAGGCTACATTCCTCTGGTCCAGACGCACCGTCTCACCCTCTTTAGTCAGGGACGTCTGCAGCAGCTTACCTGTCATCTGAACAATCCCAGGAATTGGACATACAGTATGATAAGTGGCACATATGTTATGATATAAATTAACATGAAATTAAAGATTAATGCATCATATGTGTTTACCTGGCAGCCTAAAAGGAGACTCTTACGCAAGTTAGCGACACGGATCATAAGACAAGGTCGGCCCTCATGATTGGCGACCACAGCATGTTGACTGAACTTCACCGTCTCACCACGTTTTTTCGGCCGTGCTACCTGCATACACCAGATGAAAATGTACATAACAATTTATTAGATCTGACCTGAGTCAAATGTACAGGtcataaaattgtttatttttaagacaATATTTTTGCAGTTCAATCCTGTTCCAGTATGGCTGCATGATTAACACAAATGAAATCCCAATATGGCTTAGTACGATTATCAATCTGCAAAGGCTTgggtttatttaaatgaatatatgtgTTGTAATTTTGAGTGAAGCTTAGCACTGTTCATTTACACATGAGCAGCTCATGATAGATCATCCTGTGTTTTCAGTGCCTTGGATCGACTTCGTTCAAACCAAATGCTGCTCCGCACAAAATCCATCTCTGAATTTGCTGTGAGTTTGGTCCACTTATGCATTTGGGAACTCAACATTTGTCAGCCTTCTTCCCAAACTTGTAATGAGAAACGCTACTAAACTGGCTAAAGTCAACAAAATAAGAGATTAAGGGTCTCCTTGAGATCTTCtgccaaaataaatatttaaaaatattttaatatatgaaaaaaattctTAATAATGTGATCTGATTTTTTATTCacaaatcatgcagccctaaatTCCAGTGCTGCTAAAGTACATTTGAGGTAAAACCAAAACAACTTCAGCATCTTTTCAGTATTCTGTTGCACCTTGGCAAGGAAGCTTCCAGTGATGAAGATCTCCATCAACATGGTGATGACAAGTTGGACAATAAGCAGAATGATAGCAAGAGGACATTCCTCAGTGATGCAGCGAAAGCCATAACCAATCGTAGTTTGTGATTCCAGGGAGAAAAGGAATGCTGCCGTCAGGGTTTGGACCTGCATCACACATGGTGTGTGGTTGGACGGAGGGTCGAACTCTAGTGAGAATAGACAAGAACCAAAGAGAAGAAATTTACAGGGtagcaatataaaataatatttacttaaATTAACATTCAGGTCCTATTTAAGAACATATTCTTTACTCCTCACCTAGCAAATCTCCATGCACAAGTGCCACTATGTACCACAGCACTCCAAAAACAAACCAGGTGCCAGCGAAGGTGGCAGAAAACAGAAAAAGCTTGTAACGCCACTGCATGTCCAGGAAGGTCGTCCACAGGTCACGCAGGTAAAGCCTCCCTCGACCACTAATGTGTTCGATACGTACATTGCTCCGCCCATCTTTAGATAGCACCCGTCGACGGCGTCTCAATGCTGCAGGTCCGTTTTCTGTCGGAGTCCCGCCTCCTCCACCTAGGAGTGGCTTTAGAACATCTGTCTGTGTCTGGGAGTGGCAGACCTTCTGTGGGGAGGAGCtacgggaagaagggggcgtggCAGAGGTCATAACTAGAAGGGAAGAGAGAGGTGGTTTAAAATCAGTAGCTTGATTTCTTTTAACTTCATGCAGACTCGATCTCCAGGGTTGCAAGGGGATTGGCTACCCCTGGTTTAAAATGTGCACGTTCACTAtttatggtaaataaataaaaggaaaattaaaagttgttatttttttacaaagattATATATGTCTTGAGTACAAAACTCTGCAAATTATCTCCACTAATTTCCGCTATTACTGAGGTTAGATCTGAACTTCAACCAGAGATTAAGAACCAAGAGCCTCATAAAACATTCATGCATTAAAACTCATCATGGCATAGTGGTTTGTGTTCAACATGCAAACAAAAGCAGTTTCTAAAATGCTCAGGTGACAAGGCTTTCTTCATTCAGAACTCTAGTTTAAGACTGCTGAGATTTTAAGCACACAAGGCTGGTTGTTCCATGGAAAAGAGACAGTCTGTAATTAGGTCAATGCTCAATTATGACAAAACACTGAGATG includes these proteins:
- the LOC132100564 gene encoding ATP-sensitive inward rectifier potassium channel 10-like, whose protein sequence is MTSATPPSSRSSSPQKVCHSQTQTDVLKPLLGGGGGTPTENGPAALRRRRRVLSKDGRSNVRIEHISGRGRLYLRDLWTTFLDMQWRYKLFLFSATFAGTWFVFGVLWYIVALVHGDLLEFDPPSNHTPCVMQVQTLTAAFLFSLESQTTIGYGFRCITEECPLAIILLIVQLVITMLMEIFITGSFLAKVARPKKRGETVKFSQHAVVANHEGRPCLMIRVANLRKSLLLGCQMTGKLLQTSLTKEGETVRLDQRNVAFQVDTSSESPFLILPLTYYHVIDDNSPMRAWAAKGGGWTDPELADFELLVIMSATVEPTSATCQVRTSYLPDEILWGYEFPPVVSLSPSGKYVADFTFFDKVAKTKTMPLFKQAPPPNNQSPQHQGNGDQRADVEKMRLEESYREERGRGRGRVQKQLSIRISNV